In Streptomyces sp. NBC_01231, the sequence TCGCGAGAAGAACCCGGACGTTTACATGATCGTAGACGCGGTGCAGTACGCCCCGCACGGTGTCATCGACGCCAGGGCGTGGGGGGTCGACGCCGTCAACATCGCGCCGTACAAGATGTTCGGAGACCGTGGACACGCATTCACATACCTGTCGAATCGGCTCGCGCAGCTGGACCATGACAGGGTCGCCGGAACGGGCAACGACACCTGGGCCATAGGCAGCGACGCCCCCGCGGTCTTCGCAGGCTTCTCTGCGATCATGGACTATCTCGTCGCGGTTGGAGGGACCGGCGCGGGCACGGACCGCCGCGAGGGGATAGTAGCCGGGATGCGCGCCATCCAGGGCCATGAGCAGGCCATCCTGCATACCCTCATCGAAGGGACTGCACAGCAGACCGGGCTGCGGGACATGCCCGGAGTCCATGTGCACTTCGCTGATCAGGCCGCGGCCTCGCCACGGGACCTGATCGTGCCATTGACTTTCGACCACCAGTCGTGCGCCGATGCCGTCCGCGCCTACGAGGAACTCGGCGTCATCGTGTACGAACGTGTGGCGACCAGCTATTACTCCGAACGCATCCTGCGCTCGCTCGGCCTCGAAGAGGTGGTGCGCGTGTCGCCGCTGCACTGCCACACACTTGAGGAAGCCGAGCAGTTCCTGGCCGCCACCGAGAAGATCGCGCAGCACGCGACCGGGTGACTGTCATTGCATACCTGAGGCTGCCATAACACCGGTGGTGGCCGCTTCGCCCGGCGCTCGGAGCATCAGCAGGGAGCTGCCGGTAAGAGCCGTGGACCCGGTCAGGCCCCGCACCCGGGGGCCACGCGGCGCTGGCCGCGATGCACCACGCGTCGACGCACAGTCTCGATAACTGCCGGGCGACCTTGCGCTCCGCCCAGAGATGCCTGGGGTCACTCAGCGTAGCTACGCAAAAAAAGCTGCTCCCTTGAACACCACACAACCGTGGACCGGGCTGCCTCCCAAACTCGTGAACAGGCGAGGCTCCGGAGACCTGCCAGGGCGGTGCCTCAGGGCGACAAACAATGTTACTAATTGACCATGAAGGGACGTTTTAGGCGAAACTGTCGGCCGTTGCGCCGTCTGTTCGCCGACCCCTCAGATGATGATCCAAGTGCCTTCCCGGGCTCCCATCGCGAGTCGGCGGTCGCGGGCGACGGTGGAGACGGCACGCATAGACAGGGTGGCCTCTCCGCAGCGCATGGCGCCGTCCGGCTGCCGGATCCAGGCGGTTCCAGGTCGGGTCTGCGATCTCTAATGAACCTGCACAGTGCCGCTGGACAGGTCTTCGTCCTGCAAGTCGTGATCGTTGTGCTATTGGTCGTCGCCGCAGTGACGGCGCTGGTGCTCGATGCCGAGCGCGACAGCTGGCGGGAGGCCCGGCACCAGTCGTTGACGGCGGCCGAGACGTTTGCAAACGCTCCTGGTACGGCTCAGGCATTGATGAGTAAAAATCCGACAGCTGTGCTGCAGCCAAGTGCGGAGGCCGCCAGGAAGAGAGCGGGCGTCGACTTCATCGTCGCCACAAATACGAAAGGTATCCGGTACACACACCCTGATCCGTCTCTGATCGGCAAGAAGTTCGTAGGCACCATCGAGCCCTCGTTGGCTGGCCGTACCACCATCGAGCGCATCGAGGGGAGGTTGCACGGGGCGCGGGTGCAAGCCGTTCAGGCAGTGGTTCCGGTGACCGGTCCTGACGGCGCGGTCGTGGGCCTGGTCGGGGCCGGGCTCAGGCTTC encodes:
- a CDS encoding aminotransferase class V-fold PLP-dependent enzyme, with product MPLIAHDATPFTPKTMQFVRGQFAYLERDPHGARRLFFENSGGSLRLRKASERALEISHYPDGSSRPHKVARELAGLRDQGEADLLAFFGGDSSGALLPTATASQAMFAVIRAVAENVSGTNIVTTAIEHPSSYDACARYAHRTGRELRVAQPDRTTGGVDPSAIADLVDSGTSLVSVIATSNISGAITDIPAVVRAAREKNPDVYMIVDAVQYAPHGVIDARAWGVDAVNIAPYKMFGDRGHAFTYLSNRLAQLDHDRVAGTGNDTWAIGSDAPAVFAGFSAIMDYLVAVGGTGAGTDRREGIVAGMRAIQGHEQAILHTLIEGTAQQTGLRDMPGVHVHFADQAAASPRDLIVPLTFDHQSCADAVRAYEELGVIVYERVATSYYSERILRSLGLEEVVRVSPLHCHTLEEAEQFLAATEKIAQHATG